One window from the genome of Spiractinospora alimapuensis encodes:
- a CDS encoding MFS transporter: MSSTPSGLRGRDFRLLLIATMLTASNFWPLLSVLPLWAASGGTGHGGVGSVTGVMMAATVAGQLAIPWLLRRVGLRILFAVGAVFMGLPTFLYPVTTDLSWVLSISAVRGIGFGLFVVAGTALASQLVPNDQRGRALGLYGSAVGIPHLLLLPLGVWYAQTFGYAAVFITSAVVALLAAPVMAAVSGPATPTPSDDEPSTDPWPLRQYVTPTLVLLVTACAMGGITAFLALALGEGNVAPIALFAVAAGVIVGRWGHGVWADRGSGTQLALPALTISALGMGGFALAAVWDAGAAATAITAGVLYGLGFGAVQNDTIMTMLRRAGPRGNGSASTVWNVGFDSGTGLGAVVIGFIAAGMGIPGAYATMGGVMALMILVLLTGSLVAAYRRGRVPATPPEATTKPPVEGADHR, encoded by the coding sequence GTGTCCTCCACCCCCTCCGGGCTTCGTGGCCGCGACTTCCGCCTGCTTCTCATCGCCACCATGTTGACCGCCTCCAACTTCTGGCCCCTGCTCAGCGTGCTGCCCCTGTGGGCCGCGAGCGGCGGGACCGGGCACGGAGGCGTGGGCTCCGTCACCGGCGTGATGATGGCGGCCACCGTCGCCGGTCAACTGGCGATCCCCTGGCTGCTGCGCCGCGTCGGACTGCGGATCCTCTTCGCCGTCGGCGCCGTGTTCATGGGCCTGCCCACGTTCCTGTATCCGGTCACCACCGACCTGTCGTGGGTGCTGAGCATCTCCGCCGTGCGGGGCATCGGATTCGGCCTGTTCGTGGTGGCCGGGACCGCGCTCGCCTCACAACTCGTCCCCAACGACCAACGCGGACGCGCCCTGGGGCTGTACGGCAGCGCCGTCGGGATTCCCCACCTCCTGCTGCTTCCGCTCGGGGTCTGGTACGCCCAGACCTTTGGATACGCCGCGGTGTTCATCACCTCCGCCGTCGTGGCGCTGCTGGCCGCCCCCGTGATGGCCGCCGTCTCGGGCCCCGCCACGCCCACGCCCAGCGACGACGAACCCTCAACCGACCCGTGGCCGCTGCGCCAGTACGTGACCCCGACCCTGGTTCTGCTCGTCACCGCCTGTGCGATGGGCGGGATCACCGCGTTCCTGGCGCTGGCCCTGGGGGAGGGCAACGTCGCCCCGATCGCGCTGTTCGCCGTGGCGGCCGGCGTCATCGTGGGGCGGTGGGGGCACGGAGTCTGGGCCGACCGTGGCAGCGGCACACAGCTCGCGCTGCCCGCGCTCACGATCAGCGCCCTGGGCATGGGTGGGTTCGCCCTCGCCGCGGTCTGGGACGCCGGAGCCGCCGCCACCGCGATCACGGCCGGTGTCCTCTACGGCCTCGGCTTCGGCGCGGTGCAGAACGACACCATCATGACCATGCTGCGCCGCGCCGGCCCGCGCGGCAACGGGTCGGCCAGCACGGTGTGGAACGTCGGGTTCGACTCCGGGACCGGTCTGGGCGCGGTCGTGATCGGCTTCATCGCCGCCGGGATGGGTATTCCCGGCGCCTACGCCACCATGGGGGGCGTCATGGCGCTCATGATCCTGGTGTTGCTCACCGGGAGTCTGGTCGCCGCCTACCGGAGAGGCCGTGTTCCGGCCACGCCGCCGGAGGCGACGACGAAGCCGCCGGTGGAGGGGGCCGACCACCGGTAA